The window CATGCTCGATATTGGGTCTGGCTTCAGCGTCAACGCAAACTTCCGTAAAAGCGTTTACCATCGGTTTCGATTCCGACGACTATGACGAAACGCCAATAGCGAAAGAAATGGCCGAAGCAACCAATGCTGACCACCACATTATGAGCCTGAATGCCAACGACCTTTACGATCACTTTGTGAAAACGCTGTGGCATACCGAGCGAACCATCTATAACACTCTGGGTGTTGCTAAATACCTGATGAGTCAACAAGTGCACGAAGCAGGCTACAAAGTGGTGATGACGGGTGAGGGCTCTGACGAATTATTTGCTGGCTACCCGGCGTTCCGCAAAGACATGTTTTTGCATGGACTGGATCACTTGCCGGAAGTTGAGCGAGTTGAATGGCAGGAGTTGTTGGAGAAGAACAACGCTTTATTTAAAGGAGCAATGCTGGCTCGTGAAGAGTTTGTCAGTGAGGCGTTTAATAAGAAAATGGGCTTTACGCCAAGCTGTGTGCAGCCTTGGTTGTCCTGCTCTTCCGTAGCCTTACCCTTGATGTCGGCGAAGAAGCGACAAGAAGTCGAGAGTTATGATCCGAGCGAAGCAATTGCGGATACTTTGGACGAGAGCATGCTGGAAGGGCGTCATCCGCTCGACAGAGCCCAGTATGTTTGGATTAAAACTATGCTGGAAGGGCAGATACTCACCTGGGGTGGTGACCGCGTCGATATGGCAAACTCGATGGAAGCGCGTCCTGCGTTTCTTGATCACCATTTAGCGGAGTATGCGTTTACGGTGCCGCCGCATTTACGCATTAAAGGCAACAAAGAAAAGTACGTACTGCGCGAAGCGATGAAAGGTTTATTACCGGAAACCCTGTATAAACGCGAAAAATTTGCCTTTATGGCACCACCGGCGCATACCGACCCCGAGAAGTGGAAAGCCGTAGAGAAGCTGGCTGAACAGTTTTTAAGTAAAGACGCAGTAGAGTCAGCAGGGTTACTCGACTATGACGAAGTGGTTAGAACCTTTGAACGTCATCAGGACGAAAGTGTGCCTAACGAAGAACGTGTACAGCTGGACGCTGTGATTAACCACATGCTGGGTGTTCAGGTGTTACACCACCACTTTGTCGCAACCGACGTCCCTCAGCAAGCAGAACAGCGAGCAAAAGAACTCGGCTGGACTGCTTAGCTTTCTAATCCCTTACTCACCGGTGACTGCAGAGATGTAGTCACCGTATCCTCTCTCTTTCATGTCTTCCAGTGGAATGAACTTTAAGGCGGCTGAATTCATGCAGTAACGCAGGCCAGTTGGTGCCGGACCGTCTTCAAACACGTGCCCAACATGAGAGTCAGCGTATCGACTGCGTATTTCAGTGCGGGTATAAAACCAGCTATTGTCCTCTTTCTCAACCACGGCATTGGAGGTTATGGGTTGCGTAAAGCTTGGCCAACCAGTGCCGGACTTATACTTATGCGCAGAAGAAAATAACGGCTCACCGCTAACCACATCGACATAAATACCGGGCTGTTTATTATCCCAATAGGGGTTGTTGAAAGCTTCCTCTGTTTCATCCTCCTGTGTGACGGCGTATTGAATAGGGGTTAACTGTTCACGCAGCTGTTGCTTAGAAGGTTTTTTAAAATTCACCCATGGCTTATTGTTGGATTTGACGGATTGAAGCTCGCCACCGGGGGTATCATTAGTGAAGCGTTGGTAGTCAACGTCTGAGGTTTCACCCCAATGTTTTTCGACAAAGTCATAGCGTCCTGAGTTGTAGGTATAGACTTTGTAGCGAATAGGGTTCTTATCGTAATAGTCCTGATGGTACTCTTCGGCTTTGTAGAAAGAGGTAAAGTCAGTTATGGGAACAATAATTGGCTCGTTAAACGGGCCATTTTCGGCCAGCCACTGCTTGGATGCTTGTGCAATACGGCGCTGCTCTTCGTTGTGAACGAATATTTCGGGGCGGTATTGTTTTCCACGATCAACAAACTGACCATCCGCGTCCGTAGGGTCCATAATGCGCCAAAACTTCTGCAATAGACCTGCATAGCTGATAATGTCAGGGTTATAGTAAATTTGCGCAGCTTCCGTGTGGCCGGTTCGACCGGAAGAAACTTGCTTATAGGTTGGGTTCTTTTCGGTACCGCCAGCGTAACCCGAGACGACTTCTCGTACCCCACTAAGCTGTTCAAAAGCTTCTTCGACACACCAGAAACAGCCACCGGCAAGAGTGGCCACTTTTTCATTATTTTGCTTTGTTGGCTCGTTATTTTGTGCCATGCTGAAACAAGAAAATAACAGTGTAGCACTAACAATCGTAATGAGCTTTTTCATGACAAACTCCAAACGCCAAGGTTATTACTTTATAGACCAATTTTTATGAAAAAGATTACTTACTCAATCATTCTCACCTTAAGTTGTACTTTGCCCTGTATCGCTATCGCTCAGGAGCAAAAAGACGACGACTTTTGGTTGGACGGTTTCAGAGTGGGGCTAGGCGATACGGTTGATGCAACGGCGCTGTGGTTTGACGGTTTGTTTGGTGACGGAAAATTTGAAAATGAATACCATCGTTCGTATGGGCGATTGTCGGTCGCCCCGCAATGGGACGAATACGACGGTTTCGAAGTAAAGTCGCGTTTTCGAGCTCGTGTCGCATTGCCTAACCTGAAAGACAATGTGTCAGCGTTTATCGGGCGTGTGGATGATGACGAGTTTTTAGACGAAGAGTCAACCGGTAAACCGTCGGTGATACGCTCCCCGGAATCTGACCGAGAATGGTTGGTTGGGTTGGGGTTTGATCCTGAAATTCACGAAGGGCATCGGGTTTCTTACAGTATTGGCATTCGTGGTGGTCTGCGTTTTGATACTTACGTCAGGGCACGCTATATGACGGGCTTTGTGATTTCCGATAAGCAACAATTAAAACTGCAGTCAGCGGCATTTTGGCGAGACAGCGATGGTTTTGGCGTGTCTCAACGTTTTAACTATGAGTCGGCATTGAATGAGCGCTGGTTGCTGCAATGGGGGGCGTTAGGTACCTTTGCAGAAGAAACGGAAGGCTTACGCTGGAGCTCAACGGCACGCCTATATCACCTATACAACGAGGATAAAGCCTGGGCGACAGAAACCTGGGTAGAGGGGCAAACGGACCATGAAGTGCCAGTCAGCGACTATGGCCTTCGTTTACTCAACAGACAGCGCTATTTAAGAGAATGGTTTTTTGTGGAAAGCTGGGTGGGGTATCACTGGCCTCGCAGCCACTTGCAAGAGCAACGGCAAGGCCAATG is drawn from Idiomarina piscisalsi and contains these coding sequences:
- the msrB gene encoding peptide-methionine (R)-S-oxide reductase MsrB, with translation MKKLITIVSATLLFSCFSMAQNNEPTKQNNEKVATLAGGCFWCVEEAFEQLSGVREVVSGYAGGTEKNPTYKQVSSGRTGHTEAAQIYYNPDIISYAGLLQKFWRIMDPTDADGQFVDRGKQYRPEIFVHNEEQRRIAQASKQWLAENGPFNEPIIVPITDFTSFYKAEEYHQDYYDKNPIRYKVYTYNSGRYDFVEKHWGETSDVDYQRFTNDTPGGELQSVKSNNKPWVNFKKPSKQQLREQLTPIQYAVTQEDETEEAFNNPYWDNKQPGIYVDVVSGEPLFSSAHKYKSGTGWPSFTQPITSNAVVEKEDNSWFYTRTEIRSRYADSHVGHVFEDGPAPTGLRYCMNSAALKFIPLEDMKERGYGDYISAVTGE
- the asnB gene encoding asparagine synthase (glutamine-hydrolyzing) — encoded protein: MCGIAGVFHHQTERDINPQTLVNMAAIMHHRGPDGFGYKIQPERGVGFSHARLSIIDLDENRGRQPFMSADKRLMLTHNGEFYDFKRIRADLTARGARFNSKSDSEIVLHLFERYGLEETLKELRGEFAFGLFDAKDDSLYLVRDRFGIKPLYWTETEHGVVFGSELKVLFAHPDVKREFSAEGLYHQLIQVMVPGSTAFEGINQVQPGYVVKLQRKNGKVVASEHKYWDVDFPPEHSYPGADVDEDEYIEGVRAKLLEAVQHRMTADVPVGCYLSGGIDSCSILGLASASTQTSVKAFTIGFDSDDYDETPIAKEMAEATNADHHIMSLNANDLYDHFVKTLWHTERTIYNTLGVAKYLMSQQVHEAGYKVVMTGEGSDELFAGYPAFRKDMFLHGLDHLPEVERVEWQELLEKNNALFKGAMLAREEFVSEAFNKKMGFTPSCVQPWLSCSSVALPLMSAKKRQEVESYDPSEAIADTLDESMLEGRHPLDRAQYVWIKTMLEGQILTWGGDRVDMANSMEARPAFLDHHLAEYAFTVPPHLRIKGNKEKYVLREAMKGLLPETLYKREKFAFMAPPAHTDPEKWKAVEKLAEQFLSKDAVESAGLLDYDEVVRTFERHQDESVPNEERVQLDAVINHMLGVQVLHHHFVATDVPQQAEQRAKELGWTA